DNA from Candidatus Omnitrophota bacterium:
CATGCCCGGTCACCAAATCCCGCAGCGCCAATCCGGTGTAAACATAATGGCTCTTGCCGGACATGGCTTGCAGCAGACGCTTGGCGTGGGCCAGACTCTTGGGCTTCCCCAGAACCCTGCCCTCGAAGTACACAATCGTATCCGCACCCAGAACCCAGCCTTTCTTGGCCGGCACCCGGGCCTCCAAAGCCTTGCCCAAGGCATGCCGCTTGACCAAGTCACTGGGCCTTCCCTTTTCATGCGGCGCTTCGTGGTAGGTGGAGGACACCACGCGAAAAGGCATCTTAAGTTCTTTAATGAGCACGCGTCGTCTGGGGGATTGGCTCGCTAAGTAAATCACTCGTCCGCCGGCCTCGCGTTGAAAAGAGGGATTTCTTCCGCCGGATAGTAAGACCGTTTGGTCCAGGTCACAGAGTCCAATCCCGAATCGTCCATGGCATTGATCCACGGGTAGGGCTCCATTTCGCGGCAAAACTCCCTAAATAGAAAAGCGGCCGCGCCCTTGCATTCTAAATCCGTGATTTCGAAAAGCACACAAAAGACATCCGGGTTGAGTTCAAATCCAAAACTAAAGCCCGCCAACTCGCCTTTGACCCGAACGCACCGGCCCAACAATCCGAGCTCCTGCACGCTCTCCAGCGCCCGTTTCAAGGCAATCCCCTGATCCTCCAGAAGTCCTGCGGCAATGGGATCCTGGAGCCGGGCCTTCTTCTGTAAAACCCACTTTTCGTATAAGGCCCGAACAGCCTCCCGGTCTTCGCCGCAGTACGGCGCATACACAGGCTCCAAAGCCTCAAACTGATGGCACAGATTGCGCTTGGATTCATAACGCCGCCCATGAAGCTCTGCCAGATCTT
Protein-coding regions in this window:
- the maf gene encoding septum formation protein Maf, which translates into the protein MLIKELKMPFRVVSSTYHEAPHEKGRPSDLVKRHALGKALEARVPAKKGWVLGADTIVYFEGRVLGKPKSLAHAKRLLQAMSGKSHYVYTGLALRDLVTGHVLMDYERTRVKFHRLTPAFIDHYVKQVHVLDKAGAYAIQEGDIAESIVGSYSNVVGLPLEKLRTLLKARCQAPVPGTSA